A window from Gossypium raimondii isolate GPD5lz chromosome 7, ASM2569854v1, whole genome shotgun sequence encodes these proteins:
- the LOC105800127 gene encoding copper transporter 5.1, producing MMHMTFYWSRQVTLLFSSWRTDSWPSYALTLLACVLASVFYQYLEQVRYRVRRSRKPAGEPLLSQPNRAAGKWSAKKIAGGLLFGLNSGLGYLLMLAVMSFNGGVFLAIVLGLTIGFLWLRSEDEDEIAGVNSTCACA from the coding sequence atgATGCATATGACCTTTTACTGGAGCCGGCAGGTAACTCTCCTCTTCAGCTCATGGCGGACCGATTCATGGCCGAGTTACGCGTTGACTCTTCTCGCTTGTGTTTTGGCTTCCGTTTTTTACCAGTATTTGGAGCAAGTAAGGTACCGTGTAAGGCGATCTAGGAAGCCGGCGGGAGAACCGTTATTGTCGCAGCCGAATCGAGCCGCAGGTAAGTGGTCGGCGAAGAAGATCGCCGGTGGGTTACTATTTGGGTTGAATTCGGGTTTGGGTTATTTGTTGATGCTGGCGGTTATGTCGTTCAACGGAGGCGTGTTTTTGGCGATCGTGTTGGGGTTAACGATTGGGTTTTTGTGGTTGAGGAGTGAGGATGAAGATGAAATTGCTGGTGTTAATAGCACATGTGCTTGTGCTTGA
- the LOC105800571 gene encoding serine/threonine-protein kinase RIPK — MTVKKKITWKSLMPSCYKSKDSSDSGENRLKLKPCQFQRISLSDVSDPSSPICVNDLSTSLFGSNLYVFTLAELRLITHNFARCNLLGEGGFGPVYKGFVDDKLRPGLKAQPVAVKTLDLDGLQGHREWLAEIIFLGQLRHPHLVKLIGYCYEDVNRLLVYEYMPRGSLENQLFRRYSATLPWSTRMKIALGAAKGLAFLHEADKPVIYRDFKSSNILLDSDYNCKLSDFGLAKDGPEGGETHVTTRVMGTQGYAAPEYIMTGHLTTMSDVYSFGVVLLELLTGKRSMDNTRPSREQSLVEWARPLLRDPKRLDRVIDPRLEGQYSNKGAQKVAALAYKCLSHYPKPRPTMGDVVIVLESVQGFEDEFVGPFVYVVPNEADDSNEFLAKKGENEHDSPLRGWRNRIKLPPSSVANAESPCSI, encoded by the exons ATGACCGTGAAGAAGAAGATCACATGGAAATCACTAATGCCAAGCTGTTACAAAAGCAAAGACTCATCAGATTCGGGGGAAAACAGATTGAAATTGAAACCATGCCAGTTCCAAAGAATATCACTATCAGATGTGAGTGATCCAAGTTCACCAATCTGTGTTAATGATCTTTCAACATCACTCTTTGGTTCAAATCTTTATGTCTTCACATTAGCCGAGTTAAGGCTAATAACCCACAATTTTGCACGGTGTAACTTGCTTGGTGAAGGAGGGTTCGGACCAGTGTACAAAGGGTTTGTTGATGATAAGCTTAGACCTGGTTTAAAGGCTCAACCTGTAGCTGTTAAAACACTTGATTTGGATGGCTTGCAAGGTCATAGAGAATGGCTG GCTGAAATTATCTTCCTTGGACAACTTAGGCACCCTCATTTGGTTAAATTGATTGGTTATTGTTATGAAGACGTGAACCGGCTTCTCGTCTACGAGTATATGCCGAGAGGCAGCTTGGAGAATCAACTCTTTAGAA GGTATTCAGCTACTTTGCCATGGTCAACTAGGATGAAAATTGCTTTAGGAGCAGCAAAGGGATTAGCTTTCCTGCATGAAGCTGATAAACCAGTGATATATAGGGATTTTAAATCATCAAACATTTTGTTAGATTCT GATTATAATTGCAAGTTATCGGATTTCGGGTTAGCAAAAGACGGTCCAGAAGGGGGAGAAACGCACGTAACGACCCGAGTGATGGGCACGCAAGGATATGCTGCGCCGGAGTATATCATGACCG GCCACTTGACAACAATGAGTGATGTTTACAGCTTCGGGGTCGTTCTCTTGGAGCTATTAACAGGGAAACGATCGATGGATAACACCCGCCCGAGTCGAGAGCAGAGCCTTGTGGAATGGGCAAGGCCATTATTGAGGGACCCTAAGAGGCTTGACAGGGTAATAGACCCTAGGCTTGAGGGACAATATTCCAACAAAGGGGCTCAAAAAGTGGCTGCATTGGCTTACAAATGCTTGAGCCATTACCCCAAACCAAGGCCTACAATGGGGGATGTGGTCATAGTCTTGGAATCAGTGCAAGGGTTTGAAGATGAATTTGTGGGACCATTTGTGTATGTGGTGCCTAATGAAGCCGATGATAGCAACGAATTTCTCGCCAAGAAAGGGGAAAACGAACACGATTCGCCTCTTCGTGGTTGGAGAAATCGGATCAAGTTGCCGCCTTCTTCGGTAGCTAATGCCGAATCTCCATGTAGTATATGA